Below is a genomic region from Bacillota bacterium.
CGCTGCAGTGCTTCGTCCAGGAGCAGATAGGATACCGCAGTCTTGCATTCCATGAAGAGCGGAAACAGCGTGAGGTTCAGCCTTTGCTCGGGCGTGCCGTGCTTGACAGTATCCACGAGACTGCTGATGGAGAACCCCATGTTTATCACCTCTCGGAATGTGATGCGGGCCACCATTGGCCGTGAAACCACATTGGACGCCAGCCCAAACGGTGGTTTTCATCCATCCATGGGCTCCAGGGGAATGAGGCCCAAACGCGTGTCCATCGCAATCCAACACCCAGCGCGAATTCTGCGTGACCTGGTCTTCAAGCCACAGACTGCCATCAGGGGTGGTCTCGCAGGATCTCTACTGAGCCTCATCGTCATTGTCGCCGGCCACGAGAGCTGAGCAGAGAACGCAGCGAGACTTTCCCCGCCGCGCAGCGGCCATACCTTCGCGTTGAGGGGCACGAGTGGTCCCAAGTGGCAGAGCCGAAAGCCAGGCCGCCATGCCGGCGCGGTCTCGCACCGGCATTGTCCCCGCTTCCCCTCGACAGCAGATGGTCTCGCCTCGGACTCAGACGTACCAATCGTGTCGCCCGGACTAGCTCGCAAAGCCTCGCCTGCGCGAGCACTCCTCCAGCGTCGACAGCAGGCGGTCCACTTCCTCATCGGTGTTGTACGGCGCCAGGCCCACCCTCACGACACCGCCCCTCTCAGCCAGACCGAGCCGCTCGATGAGGGTGGTCGCGTAGAAATCACCGTGCCAGACGAAGATGCCCCGGTCTCCGAGGAACCTTGCGACGTCCACGGGGCGTTCGCCTTCTACGGTGAATGAAACGGTGGGCGTGCGCTCGGCGCAGGCGGGGAGCCCGTAAACGGTGAGCCCGGGGATTGCCGCGAGGCCTTCCATGAGTCTCGAGAACAGCTGCCTTTCATGGAGGTCGATTGCACGCATCCCGTCCAGGATGCGCGACCTGTGGGTGCTTCCGCCGAAGGCGAGGTCATGTCTTTTCCCCAGCGTCGTCGCAGCGCCGCCGTTTCCCGACGACTGAACTGCTGTGCCCGGTGCTGTCCCCAGGCTTGCTATGAACTCTACTGCTTGGATCGCGCCCGCGATGCCCTCGAAATTGAGCGTGCCCGTCTCGATCTTGTACGGAGGCGCGGAGTTCTGTGGACGCACCTTGTACGCAGCAAGGCGCTCGAATGCCTCACGACGGCCGTAGAGAACGCCTATGTGCGGTCCGAAGAACTTGTACGCCGAGCACAGCAGGAAGTCGCACCCGATGTCCTGCACATCGATGGCCCCGTGCGGCGCATAGTGAACCGCGTCGACGACACATACGGCTCCAACGGCGTGAGCGAGGGACGATGCACGCTTCACGTCATTGATCGTCCCGACGGCGTTCGATGCGTATCCCAGAGCTACGATCTTGGTGCGAGTCGTTATTGTTCTTTCCAAGTCATCGTAGTCAAGGGTGCACTCAGGCACTTTCACGCGCACGGACCTCACGACAACGCCTCTTTCCGCCAGTGCCTGCCATGGGCTGCGGTTTGCCTCGTGGTCCAGGTCCGTGATCACGATCTCGTCGCCAGACGTGAGCGTGCGGCCCAAGGCTCTCGAGAGGGCGAAGTTCAGCGTGGTCATGTTGGCGCCGAAGGCGATCTCGTCAGCGGAAGCCGCACCGAGCATATTGGCCATGGCCTGACGCGCTGCAGCGATGATCTCATCGGTGCGCCGGCTCGTCGCGAACTCGCCGTGGCTATTGGCATTGGCCTCCTTGTAGTAGCGCTCCACCGCCTCTATCACCCGGATTGGGACTTGTGTGCCGCCGGGGCCGTCGAAGTAGGCGGCTGTCTGCCCGTTGACGTGTAAGCTGAGAGCTGGGAATTCCCGTCTGCAGAAAGAGAGATCGACATGCATCCGCTGCTTCCTCCTCTTCCTTCCCTTCCTTTTCCCTGCCATATACCTTCGACGGTCTCTGACCAAGTCCTGTCGCACTTGCCTGCCCAGCACTACAGCAGTGCGCCGCTCATGCGCAAGCGGAGGGCTCTGTCGGGACCACGAGCTAGGTGCCGCCAACGGGCTTGGGTGCCGTCCGGCGGCGCGAGCAACAGACTCTTGCATAGCTGCAACGTCTGTGCTAATATAGAGACGCGGTGCAGGGCGTTCGGCTTCGCCCGCCTGGCCTGTGAGGCTGAGTTACCGGGTCTTTCCCGACAGCCAAAGGCGCCAGGGAGCGCCGCGGGCGTCTGTGCGTGGTATGCTCGCCAGCCCGTGTCGGTCGTGGTTTTGCAGCGGGCGCAAGTTCGCGGACGCACCAGACGCACCAGTCGAACGGGATGCGCAGCTAGCAGCTGGACGAAGTTTGTGGAGAGGTTCCCGAGTTGGTCAAAGGGGGCAGACTGTAAATCTGTTGGCTCAGCCTTCGGTGGTTCGAATCCACCCCTCTCCACCATCTGTTACGCGGTGAGCGGGAATAGCTCAGTTGGCTAGAGCGTCAGCCTTCCAAGCTGAATGTCGCGGGTTCGAATCCCGTTTCCCGCTCCAGGTTATCTTTGGGAGCCCATGTAGCTCAGCAGGCAGAGCACATCCATGGTAAGGATGGGGTCGCCGGTTCGATTCCGGCCGTGGGCTCCAGATGTGTAATCGATCGATGCGCCTTCAGCTGTGGCGCTGTTTTTTTTGTACCGGTGGGATCTCGTCAGGGCGCGACGACGCAAGGGCTCGGCATGCGGGGGTGCGCTAACACATCATGCGGCCGACCGGCGCGTCCGAAGCGTCACGATGGCATAGTGGAACGCGGCACGCGGCAGTCCGTTATTGACATGCCTGCTGCGGTATGCTAGATTCTAGGAGTGACGTGCCGGGAGGTGTGGAAGAATGCGCGAGGGCATCACTCTTGAGTGCACCAAGTGTAAACAACGGAACTACCGCACCGAGAAGAACAAGCGGAACGATCCCGACAGGATCGAGCTGAAGAAGTACTGCAAGTTTTGCCGGAGCCACACTGTCCATAAGGAGACTCGGTAAGCGGCGGCGCGTGCCGTCGCCAGGCAGATGTGGGTTGAGCGTCAGCGTGACGTGCGTGGCGCGGACGTGCGTGGCGCGTCGGGAGATTGGCTGACTGTCGTAAGGGCCAGCGTTTGAGCCGGCAGGCGACGAAGCGACGAGGAAGGGAGCCGTTATGCAGATCAAAGAGAGGCTTGGCCGCACCGGCAAGTTTCTTCGAGAGGTTCGGGCGGAGATGAAGAAGGTCTCCTGGCCTGACCGGAAGGAGCTCGTGTCGTCGACGGTGGTCGTGGTCACCGTTGTCGTCGTGGCCAGCGCGTTCATTGGGCTCATCGACCTGGTGTTCTCTCAGGGCTTGCAGCTCTTCGTGCGGTGATATGGCGGAAAACTTCAGTAGGGGGTGGAGGGCTGCGGTCTCAAAGCGACGCGGCCCCTTGTGAGGTGGATGAAAGAGAGATAACCCGGACTGCTGAAGATGAACTCGCAGCCTCCACAATGGAAGAAGGCCCGGGGATCGTGCCACAGTCGGAGCGGGCGGCCCGCGGTCCTGCCCAGGAGCAGGAGCCCGGCGAGGCGTCTGCGGAATTGGGAGGAGAATTCCCGGAGCCTGAGAACCCAAACAAGAAGTGGTACGTCATCCACACGTACTCGGGTTACGAGAACAAGGTGAAGGCGAACCTCGAACGGCGGGTCAAGACGATGGAGAAGGAAGACAAGATCTTCCGGGTGCTCGTTCCCA
It encodes:
- a CDS encoding cysteine desulfurase-like protein; this encodes MHVDLSFCRREFPALSLHVNGQTAAYFDGPGGTQVPIRVIEAVERYYKEANANSHGEFATSRRTDEIIAAARQAMANMLGAASADEIAFGANMTTLNFALSRALGRTLTSGDEIVITDLDHEANRSPWQALAERGVVVRSVRVKVPECTLDYDDLERTITTRTKIVALGYASNAVGTINDVKRASSLAHAVGAVCVVDAVHYAPHGAIDVQDIGCDFLLCSAYKFFGPHIGVLYGRREAFERLAAYKVRPQNSAPPYKIETGTLNFEGIAGAIQAVEFIASLGTAPGTAVQSSGNGGAATTLGKRHDLAFGGSTHRSRILDGMRAIDLHERQLFSRLMEGLAAIPGLTVYGLPACAERTPTVSFTVEGERPVDVARFLGDRGIFVWHGDFYATTLIERLGLAERGGVVRVGLAPYNTDEEVDRLLSTLEECSRRRGFAS
- the secE gene encoding preprotein translocase subunit SecE, producing the protein MQIKERLGRTGKFLREVRAEMKKVSWPDRKELVSSTVVVVTVVVVASAFIGLIDLVFSQGLQLFVR
- the rpmG gene encoding 50S ribosomal protein L33, translating into MREGITLECTKCKQRNYRTEKNKRNDPDRIELKKYCKFCRSHTVHKETR